The DNA window ACGAGCGGGACCAACCCGGCGAGAACGGTGCCGGCCGCGACGGCGACGACGGCGACCGCGAAGGTCTTGAGCGAGAACCAGCGGCCGTCGACGCCGACACGACCCGACCCGCCGGAGCCGGACGCGGCGGTCGACGCTCCGGCCGCGGTCGCCTCCGCGTCCGCCGAGCCGTCGTCAACGGCGGATCCCCCGCCGGCGAGGTCGTCGTCGAGGAGGTCGTCGAGGTCCTCGAGCGGGTCGCCGTCCGGCGCGGTTCCGGACTCCTCCGCGTCCCGCTCCTTGGAGGGTTGCATGGCCACGGATCCGGTCCGCGGCGTCTTGTGTCTTGTGCTCACACGACCTGACTCCGGTCGAGGCGGACTCACGCCCGGAGATAGCGGCGATCGGCGGGATCGAGTTCATCGGAAACCCGGTGTTGTCGGGGGTCGGATCGGAGTCCGCTCTCCCCGCTGGCGGCCCGGTCTCGGCGGTCACGGGGAGGAGCGTTCGCGACCGCCCCAGATCCGCTTGTCGACGAGTTCGACGGTCATCGGCCGGTCGACGACCACCCGACAGGAGAGCCGCGGGTAGCCGAACCGGTCCGCGAGCCGGTCGTGCCAGTGGCTCGGCGCGGGTCCCTCCCGGATCCGCACGCCGCAGGTCGCACAGAGCCCGCGGCCCCCGCAGTTGAGCCGTTCCGTGGCGGCCGCGTACGGCGAGCGGTCCGCCTCGAGCAGGGCGTCGCGGAGCGTCCGCCCCCGCTTGACCGCGAGCACGGTCCGGTCGCGGCCCTCGCTCGCGTCGCCCGAGTCGTCGGGTCCGATCACGACGACCCGGACCGTGTCGTCGCCGGAACCGTCGGGGTCGACCGAACCAGGCTCTCCCTCCGTCATGGCCGCTACGGCCCCCTCGCGTACTCCGCCGCCGCCGCGGCGAGCCGGTCGAACGCGCCGCTCGCGGGGTGACGGTGCGCGTAGGTCCCGACGGTCCGGTGGGCGACGAGCCCGTCACGGTCGCCGTCGATCCCCTCGCCGCGCTCGACTTCGAAGGCGAACCGGGCGTCCGCGTCCGGCGAGACGGTCGCGTCGCCGGCCTCGCCGAGCGCGTGGCTCGAGTAGTGGAACTCGTGGCCGCGGTGGTGCTCGCCCGCGGCCGCGGTGACGCCGTCGCCCGTCGCGCGGAGTTCGACGTGGTCGAGCGCGCGGTACCGGTCGTGCATCCGGACGCCGCCCGGCAGGATCCCCGCCATCCGGTGCGTCTCGCCGTCGACCGTCGTCAGCGACGCCGACAGCGCCATCAGCCCGCCGCACTCGCCGAGGATCGGGAGCCCGTCCGCGGCCCGGTCGGCCAGGGTCGACAGCGCCGGCGACGACGAGAGCGCGGCGGCGTGGTTCTCGGGGTAGCCGCCGGGGAGGTAGACGGCGTCGCACTCCGGGAGGTCGTCGCCCGCCGCCGGGGCGAACGGCTCGACGGTCGCCAGCTCGCGGAGCCGCTCGCGGGTGGCGGGGTAGACGAACCGGAACGCATCGTCCGCGGCGACCGCGACGGTCGGGCGGTCCCCGTCGTCGCCGACCCCGCCGCGTCCGCCGGGCGTGTCGGTCCCGGCGACTCCGCCACCGCGACCGCTTCCCTCGGCCGCCGAGGGCGGCGCGACCGGCCGGGCCGCACGCGCCACCGCCTCGCCGTCGATCGTCTCCGCCGCCTCCGCGATCGCCGTCTCGGGGATCGGCGTCTCGTCGCCCATCTCCAGTCCGAGGTGCCGGTCGGGGACCGCCAGATCGTCCGCCGGCGGGACGTGTCCCAGCCAGGCGATCCCGTCGGGAAGCGCCTCGCGGATGCCGTCGGCGTGACGCCCCGTGTGCGCCTTCTGGGCGACCACGCCGACCACGTCGACGCGGGGGTCGTCGACGGCGTCCCGCACGTGGGCCGGGAGGTCGGCGTGGGCCGCGTACTCGCGGAACCCGAGGGCGGTCGCGCCGACGCTCTGCATCCCCGCGCCCGCGTCGACGACGAGGACGACCGGCACGTCGAGCGCCGCCGCAGTCGCCGCCGTCGATGTCGCGGAGCCGTCGTACAGCCCCATCATCCCCTCGACGACGGCGACGCTATCGGGACTGGAGCCGGACCGGTTTCGACCGCCACCCTCCGCCCGTAGGAGGTTCCGCCGGACCCCGTCGACCCCCTGCATCCAGGTGTCGAGCGTCCGGGAGGGGCGGCCGAGCGCGGCGGCGTGGTGGCTCGGGTCGATGTAGTCCGGGCCCGCCTTCGCCGGGATCGGGTCGTGGCCGGCGTCGGAGAGCGCGCGGGAGACGGCGAGCGCCGCCACCGTCTTCCCGACGCCAGAGGCGGTCCCGCCGAGGACGAGTCCGTACATGCGACCCGATAGCGACCGCCCGGAGAAAAGCGGTTCGTCCGGTCGGCTCGGACGTGACTCCGCGGCGACTCGGCCGCAACTCGGCGGCTCGGGCGCGACTCGGAACGGCTTTCCGGAGCCGACCGCACTTCGGCGACATGGACACGCGTCGCGCGCTGCTCGCCGCGCTGGAGTCGGGACCGGTGTCGGGACCGGCGCTCGCCGACGACCTCGGCGTCTCCCGCGCGGCCGTCTGGAAGGCGGTCGAGGCGCTCCGCGAGGAGGGGTTCGCGGTCGAGTCGGGCGACGACGGCTACGTCGCGCCGGCCGACCCCACGTACTGTGCGGCGGGCATCGAGTTCGGGCTCGACGCCCCGTACGCCGTCGAGTACCACGAGACTCTCCCCTCGACGAACGACCGGGCGCGGTCGCTGGCGGCCGACGACGAGGCCGACGTCGCCGTCGTCGCGGACGCACAGACCGGCGGACGCGGGCGGCTGGAGCGCGAGTGGGTCGCGCCGAGCGGCGGCGTGTGGGTCTCGGTCCTGACCCGCCCCGCCGTGGCCCCGGCCCGCGCGCCGCTCTTCACGCTCGCGGCCGCGGTGGCGACGGCCGACGCTTGCCGGGAGGCCGGCGTGGACGCGGCGATCAAGTGGCCGAACGACGTGCTCGTGGCGGGAGCGGGCGGCGAGAGCGACGACCATCGGGACGGCCGCGGCGGTCGAAAGCTCGCCGGGATCCTCACCGAGATGGAGGGCGAGGCGGACCGCGTCTCCTGGCTCGTCGTCGGGGTCGGCGTCAACGCGAACCTCGACCCGGAGGCGCTGCCGGCGGGCGCGACCTCGCTGCGAGCCGAGCGCGGCGAGGACGTCGACCGCCGCCGGTTCCTCGCCCGGCTGCTCGAGCGGTACGCCGAACTGGCCGCCGATCCCGAGGCGATCCTTCCGGCGTGGCGCGAGCGAGCGAGTACGCTCGGACGGCGAGTCCGCGTCGAGACGCCCGGCGGGACGGTCGTCGGGAGGGCGGTCGACGTCGACTCCCCCGGCGCGCTCGTCGTCGAGACCGACGACGGCCGGAGACGGATCCACGCCGGCGACTGCGAGCACCTGCGGGACGCGGACGCCCGGTAGTCAGGTCTCCGTCGTCCCGGCGTCGTCGGTGGCTCCGGTGTCGTCGGTGGCTCCGGTGTCGTCGGTGGCTCCGGCGTCGTCGGGCGTTTCGGCCTCCTCGACCGTCGACCCCTCCGCCTCCTCGCCCAGTCGGACCGTCAACACCGGCACCGCCGAGCGCCGCACGACGCGCTCGGCGACGCTGCCGAGCAGCAGCCGGTCGATCCCGCCGCGGCCGTGGGTGCCCATCACGATCAGGTCGCAGCCGGCGTCGGTCGCGTAGCGGACGATCTCGCGGCCCGGCGATCCCTCGACGACGCTCGTCTCGACGGCGACGTCGGTCCCCTCCGCCAGCGCCTCGACCTTGGCGACCGCCTCGTCGGCGTCCTCGCGGAGGAGGTCGTCGATCCCCGTCCAGGTGGCCTCCATGCCGGTCCCGGCGTAGCTCGCCGTGTCGACCACGTACAGCGCGTGGACCTCCGCGTCGTGGATCGCCGCCAGTGCGAGCGCGTGCTCGACGGCGCGGTTCCCCTTCGGGGAGCCGTCGGTCGGAACCAGGAGCCGGTCGTACAAGGCCATGTTACCACGACACACGCGCTTGGGGGATATATATCTCCCCGTGGTTCCGACGACGCGGTCGGCGGGGCACGGCGAGGGTGTCGACGGGAGTCGACGGCGTGTCGGTGGGCGTCCGCCGGGCGTCGATGGAGGTCACGTCGCGCGCGGCAGCGTCACGACGACCTCGTTGCCGCCGCCGTCGCGGACCCGGAAGTCGATGGTCCCGTCGGCGTTCTCGACGATCCACCGCGCCATCCACAGCCCGAGCCCGGAGCTGTGGTTCAGCTGGTCGATGGGTCTCGTCCCCGTGAGTACCTCCCGCTCGTCGATCGGGATCGGCGGACAGCGGTCCAGCACGCGCAGGACCGCCTCGTCGCCGCCGTTCTCCAGGACCACCTCGACGCGCGGATCGGTCCGTTCCGCGTGGACGACGGCGTTCTCGACCAGTTCGGCGAGGACTCGACCCACGTCGTCGGTCGCGACCGCGGACACGCCGTCGGCGACGTCGGCGCGGATCGTCGCCGCCCCGTACGTCTCCTCGAGGGCGGCCGTCTCCCGGCGGACGAGCCGCGAGAGGTCGCGCGGCTCAGCCTCGCTCGGCGCGGCGAGCACGTCGACGACCGCCTGCTGTTTGTCGATCTTGCCGCACAGTTCGTCGGCGATCCGCTGGACGCGGTCGAGGATCCGGCCGGTCGACTCGCCGTCGGCCGGGGCGTCCGCCCCGGAGTCGCCGTCGTCCTCCCGCAGCATCTCGATCCATCCCGAGATGGCGTTGAGGTCGTTCCGCATCGTGTGTCGGACGAGGTGGTTGACCGTCTCGAGCTGGCGCTCGCGGTGCTTCTGAGCGGTTATTTCCTGTGCGACCCCGACGACCCCGACCACCCGTCCGTCGTCGTCGCGGAGGGGCACCTTCGAGGTGAGGAACCAGCGGTCGCTCGTGGGGTAGTGCTCCTCCTTCTCGAGGATCGGATCGCCCGTTCGAAGCACCGAGAGGTCGTCGAGGTACGGCTCCCTCCCCTCCTCGATCGGGACGACGCCGTCGACGTCGCGTCTCCCGAGGTACTCGTCGCTGAACCGGTGGATCCGGCGGCCGACGGTCGCCTCGCTCACCATCACGTTGCGCGCCGTCCGGTCCTTCACGAACATGTGGAGGGGGATCTCGGTGAACAGCTGGTCGAGGACCCGCGTCTTCCAGTCGTCGAGGCCGAGGCCGGCGACGGAACCGGACGCGGCGGCGGACTCCGTATCGACGGCAGGGTCGGCGTCTGACTCGCCGTCGGCGTCGCCGGCGAGCCGCCGGGCGAAGGTCGGATCGATCCGCGGGGACCGCGGCGGGAGCGTCCGCCGGACCGCCCGGTCGATCCGGTCTGCGACCGCGCCGGAGTCCGCACCGGGTCGTATCGGCACGACCGCGTCGAAGGCCGATTCGACCGCCTCGACGGGGATCGACCCGTCCTCGACCGGAACGAGGAGCACGACCGGGGGCGGATCGGCGCGCCCCGCGAGCGCGTCGAGGAGGTCCACGGCGGTCCCGTCGGCGAGCCGGAGGGACGCCACCACGCAGTCGACCGTCGCGATCCCGCGCTCCTCGAGGGCCGCGATCGACCCGAAGGACTCGACGCCTCCGACCGAGAGTTCGCCGGGCGACGGCCGCGTCCCCTCGGCTCCGTCGGCGGTGCCAGGGAGGTACGCGACCTCGATCGGGGACTCGTCCGACGGGTCCGTGGAGGGTTCGCTCATACTGTCACCCGTGTGACGATCGGCGTAGACGGGGATAAAACGCCCGCATACGCCGAGCGAGTCCCGATCTCGCCACTATCTTTAATTGATCACGGAGTAACATTCTAATCGATCATGAAGAAACTCATCAACGATCCCGACGACGTCGTCGACGAGATGCTCGACGGGATGACCGCGGCACACCCCGACAGGCTCCGCAGGCTCCCGGACACGCAGGTGCTCGTGCGCGACGACGCGCCGGTGGACGGGAAGGTCGCGATCGTCACCGGCGGCGGGAGCGGTCACGAGCCCACCCACGCGGGGTACATCGGCGACGGCATGCTCGACGGGGCGGCCGCGGGCGGCGTCTTCTCCTCGCCGACCGCCGACGAGTTCGAGGAGCTGATCGCGGCCTGCGACGGCGACGCGGGCGTCCTCTGTGTCATCAAGAACTACGAGGGCGACGTGATGAACTTCGAGACGGCCATCGAGCTCGCCGAGATGGAGGGCGCGACCGTCGACAGCGTCGTCGTCGACGACGACGTCGCCGTCGAGGACTCGCTTTACACCTCCGGGCGGCGCGGCGTCTGCGGGACGATCCTCGTCCACAAGGCCGCGGGCGCGAAGGCCGCGGCGGGGGCGGACCTCTCGGAGGTCACGCGGGTCGCGGAGAAGGTCGTCGACAACGTCGCCACGATGGGAATGGCGCTCACCTCGTGTGTCACCCCCGAGAAGGGCGAGCCCACCTTCGACCTGGGCGACGACGAGATCGAACTCGGGATCGGGATCCACGGCGAGCCGGGGACCGAGCGGACCGACGCCATGCCGGCCGACGAGGTGACGGCGGAGCTGACGGAGTCGGTCCTCGCGGACCTCGACCTCGACGCGGGCGCGGAGGTCGTCACGATCGTCAACGGGATGGGCGGGACCCCGGAGATGGAGCTGTTCGTCGTCAACCGCCGGCTCCAGGTGCTGCTCGGCGAGCGCGACCTGTCGGTCCACGACGCGTGGGTCGGCGACTACATGACCTCGCTCGACATGGCCGGTGTCTCGATCACCGTCTGCGCCGTCGACGACGAGCTGAAGGAGCTGTTCGACGCGGCGGCCGACACCCCCGCGCTCACCGTCCGATGAGCGAGGAGAACGCTGCGAGCGGGGAGGGGGAGGCGGTCGTCGTGGCCGTCGAGGCCGTCGCCGAGCGGATCGAGGCGGAACGGGACCGCCTGACCGACCTCGACTCCGCCATCGGCGACGCCGACCACGGCGGCAACATGGCCCGCGGGTGGGCGGAGGCCGCCGAGGCCGCGAGCGACCTCGAGGACCCCGACCCGGAGACGGTCGCGAAGACGGTCGGCAAGACGCTCATGTCCGAGGTCGGCGGCGCGTCGGGGCCGCTCTTCGGCGGCTCGCTCGTGTTCGCGGGCGCGGAGCTCGCCGACGGGGTCACCCCCGAGACCGCCGTCGCGTTCGCGGAGACGTACCTCGAGAAGGTCCAAGACCGCGGCGACGCCCGGATCGGGGACGCGACGATGGTCGACGCGTTGACGCCCGCGGTCCACACGTTCAAGAAGTCGATCGAGGTCGACGACCTCCCGCCACTGGAAGCGCTCGCGAAGGCGGTCGACGCGGCCGAGCGCGGCGTCGCCTTCACGGTCCCCATCCGGGCGCGGAAGGGGCGCGCGTCGTACCTCGGCTGGCGGTCGGTCGGCCACCAGGACCCCGGCGCGACGAGCGCGCTGTTCATCCTCGAGGAGCTCCTTCGGGTCGCGGCCGACCGGCTCGACCGCGAGATCCCCGAGGTCGACGCGACCTCGCCGACGATCCCGGACGACGCCGAGGCCGACGACGCGGAGGCGGACGGGGACGACGGAACCGACGCCGACGCGGAGGGGGCGGCGTGACGGTCGGACTCGTCGTGGTCTCCCACAGCGAGCGGGCCGCGGAGGGGATAGTCGAGATCGCCGCCGAGATGGCGGGCGAGACGCGGATCGAGGCGGTCGGCGGCGACGGCCGGGGCGGGATCGGGACCGTTCCCGACGAGATCGAGGGCGCGCTCGCGGCCGCCGCCGGCGACGAGGATGGCGACGGCGTCGTCGTCCTCGTCGACCTCGGGAGCGCGGTGATGAACGCCGAGGTCGCGATCGACCTCGCCGACGTCGACGCGGTCATCGCGGACGCGCCCGTGCTCGAAGGGGCGGTCAACGCCGCCGTCGCCGCCACCGACCCGAACGCCACGCTCGAGTCGGTCCGCGAGCAGGCCGAGGCGGCGGCCGAGATCTCGAAGGTGTAGGACGCCGCGTCAGCCGTCGAGCCCGAGGACGTCCCGCACCTCCGCGCGCGTCTCACACGCCAGCGCCTCCGCGGCCAGGTCGCGGGCGGCCGCCGCGTCGATCTCCCGGACCCGTGTCTTGACCGCCGGGA is part of the Halorubrum aethiopicum genome and encodes:
- a CDS encoding 2Fe-2S iron-sulfur cluster-binding protein; protein product: MTEGEPGSVDPDGSGDDTVRVVVIGPDDSGDASEGRDRTVLAVKRGRTLRDALLEADRSPYAAATERLNCGGRGLCATCGVRIREGPAPSHWHDRLADRFGYPRLSCRVVVDRPMTVELVDKRIWGGRERSSP
- a CDS encoding cobyrinate a,c-diamide synthase, which produces MYGLVLGGTASGVGKTVAALAVSRALSDAGHDPIPAKAGPDYIDPSHHAAALGRPSRTLDTWMQGVDGVRRNLLRAEGGGRNRSGSSPDSVAVVEGMMGLYDGSATSTAATAAALDVPVVLVVDAGAGMQSVGATALGFREYAAHADLPAHVRDAVDDPRVDVVGVVAQKAHTGRHADGIREALPDGIAWLGHVPPADDLAVPDRHLGLEMGDETPIPETAIAEAAETIDGEAVARAARPVAPPSAAEGSGRGGGVAGTDTPGGRGGVGDDGDRPTVAVAADDAFRFVYPATRERLRELATVEPFAPAAGDDLPECDAVYLPGGYPENHAAALSSSPALSTLADRAADGLPILGECGGLMALSASLTTVDGETHRMAGILPGGVRMHDRYRALDHVELRATGDGVTAAAGEHHRGHEFHYSSHALGEAGDATVSPDADARFAFEVERGEGIDGDRDGLVAHRTVGTYAHRHPASGAFDRLAAAAAEYARGP
- a CDS encoding biotin--[acetyl-CoA-carboxylase] ligase encodes the protein MDTRRALLAALESGPVSGPALADDLGVSRAAVWKAVEALREEGFAVESGDDGYVAPADPTYCAAGIEFGLDAPYAVEYHETLPSTNDRARSLAADDEADVAVVADAQTGGRGRLEREWVAPSGGVWVSVLTRPAVAPARAPLFTLAAAVATADACREAGVDAAIKWPNDVLVAGAGGESDDHRDGRGGRKLAGILTEMEGEADRVSWLVVGVGVNANLDPEALPAGATSLRAERGEDVDRRRFLARLLERYAELAADPEAILPAWRERASTLGRRVRVETPGGTVVGRAVDVDSPGALVVETDDGRRRIHAGDCEHLRDADAR
- a CDS encoding universal stress protein, with product MALYDRLLVPTDGSPKGNRAVEHALALAAIHDAEVHALYVVDTASYAGTGMEATWTGIDDLLREDADEAVAKVEALAEGTDVAVETSVVEGSPGREIVRYATDAGCDLIVMGTHGRGGIDRLLLGSVAERVVRRSAVPVLTVRLGEEAEGSTVEEAETPDDAGATDDTGATDDTGATDDAGTTET
- a CDS encoding sensor histidine kinase; this translates as MSEPSTDPSDESPIEVAYLPGTADGAEGTRPSPGELSVGGVESFGSIAALEERGIATVDCVVASLRLADGTAVDLLDALAGRADPPPVVLLVPVEDGSIPVEAVESAFDAVVPIRPGADSGAVADRIDRAVRRTLPPRSPRIDPTFARRLAGDADGESDADPAVDTESAAASGSVAGLGLDDWKTRVLDQLFTEIPLHMFVKDRTARNVMVSEATVGRRIHRFSDEYLGRRDVDGVVPIEEGREPYLDDLSVLRTGDPILEKEEHYPTSDRWFLTSKVPLRDDDGRVVGVVGVAQEITAQKHRERQLETVNHLVRHTMRNDLNAISGWIEMLREDDGDSGADAPADGESTGRILDRVQRIADELCGKIDKQQAVVDVLAAPSEAEPRDLSRLVRRETAALEETYGAATIRADVADGVSAVATDDVGRVLAELVENAVVHAERTDPRVEVVLENGGDEAVLRVLDRCPPIPIDEREVLTGTRPIDQLNHSSGLGLWMARWIVENADGTIDFRVRDGGGNEVVVTLPRAT
- the dhaK gene encoding dihydroxyacetone kinase subunit DhaK, producing MKKLINDPDDVVDEMLDGMTAAHPDRLRRLPDTQVLVRDDAPVDGKVAIVTGGGSGHEPTHAGYIGDGMLDGAAAGGVFSSPTADEFEELIAACDGDAGVLCVIKNYEGDVMNFETAIELAEMEGATVDSVVVDDDVAVEDSLYTSGRRGVCGTILVHKAAGAKAAAGADLSEVTRVAEKVVDNVATMGMALTSCVTPEKGEPTFDLGDDEIELGIGIHGEPGTERTDAMPADEVTAELTESVLADLDLDAGAEVVTIVNGMGGTPEMELFVVNRRLQVLLGERDLSVHDAWVGDYMTSLDMAGVSITVCAVDDELKELFDAAADTPALTVR
- the dhaL gene encoding dihydroxyacetone kinase subunit DhaL, with protein sequence MSEENAASGEGEAVVVAVEAVAERIEAERDRLTDLDSAIGDADHGGNMARGWAEAAEAASDLEDPDPETVAKTVGKTLMSEVGGASGPLFGGSLVFAGAELADGVTPETAVAFAETYLEKVQDRGDARIGDATMVDALTPAVHTFKKSIEVDDLPPLEALAKAVDAAERGVAFTVPIRARKGRASYLGWRSVGHQDPGATSALFILEELLRVAADRLDREIPEVDATSPTIPDDAEADDAEADGDDGTDADAEGAA
- a CDS encoding PTS-dependent dihydroxyacetone kinase phosphotransferase subunit DhaM, whose protein sequence is MTVGLVVVSHSERAAEGIVEIAAEMAGETRIEAVGGDGRGGIGTVPDEIEGALAAAAGDEDGDGVVVLVDLGSAVMNAEVAIDLADVDAVIADAPVLEGAVNAAVAATDPNATLESVREQAEAAAEISKV